The following are encoded together in the Paludisphaera mucosa genome:
- a CDS encoding bifunctional YncE family protein/alkaline phosphatase family protein, whose product MIWRKIGAVSVITSGVVSTSLFLARAQEPTAAKEAAPAPAPARYAGPTEKGFLLPNGWTLTPAGDHVELTDLPLNIIPLADGRHALAATSGFNTHNLSLIDLETRAVVAAETVRQSWFGLALEPKAGKVWWSGGGSGLLHTFDLNGDKLIRTSEPEPTPAPGQAKAKAKAKGEPAPPKHFRSGLALDPAGRTLYSLDVAAGTITATPVDAGDGRKPITAPAGARPYDVAFGRNGRQVYVSDWASRAVLALDPADLRVAARIPVGEHPNQIAAHPKDDRIFVANASSNSVSVIDALRGVVIETIVTSLFPLAPEGSTPDALAVAPDGETLFVANADNNCVAVIDVRVPARSQVKGFIPTGWYPTSLAVTPDGGRLLVGVGKGNQTRPNPPSEADRRRIEEIITKEKVDLPSDVVKELRKFPYIGTTLSGALTIVPVPDDAKLAEYTATVYRNCPYSDARLAGSPSDVKTAIPTKVGDPSPIKYVIYIIKENRTYDQVLGDMPRGNGDPALTLFGEQVTPNHHKLAREFVQLDNLYCNGHVSADGHPWSTMAYNTDYIARNWALTYSRRTGIDDDDDDLARAPSGYLWDACARAGLSYRSYGEYGKRVSTGEGRTKMEGRVPGLVGHVCPEYGLDPRDTQDAEVFLKEYREFEKNGTMPRFIVMSLGEDHTTGTTPGTFTPAACVASNDLALGRIVDAVSKSKLWPETAIFVIEDDAQNGPDHVDAHRTVGLVVSPYTKRGSLDSTQYGTVGMIRTMELILGLPPLSQFDAAATPMFSSFTDAADLTPYQHEPARIDLEARNTAVAYGAERSSKMDFSEYDKVDDFELNEILWHAVKGEDAPMPPAVRRAIAYRVGPRD is encoded by the coding sequence ATGATCTGGCGAAAAATCGGCGCGGTCTCGGTCATCACGTCGGGCGTCGTCTCGACGAGCCTCTTCCTGGCCCGCGCCCAGGAGCCGACGGCGGCGAAGGAGGCCGCCCCGGCCCCGGCGCCGGCGCGCTACGCCGGCCCCACCGAGAAGGGGTTCCTGCTGCCCAACGGCTGGACGCTGACGCCGGCCGGCGATCACGTCGAGCTGACGGACCTCCCGCTGAACATCATCCCCCTGGCCGACGGCCGGCACGCCCTCGCGGCCACGAGCGGGTTCAACACCCACAACCTCTCGCTGATCGACCTGGAGACCCGGGCCGTGGTCGCCGCCGAGACCGTGCGCCAGAGCTGGTTCGGCCTGGCCCTGGAGCCTAAGGCGGGCAAGGTCTGGTGGTCCGGCGGCGGATCGGGCCTCCTCCACACGTTCGACCTGAACGGGGACAAGCTGATCCGGACGAGCGAGCCCGAGCCGACCCCCGCGCCGGGCCAGGCCAAGGCCAAAGCGAAGGCCAAGGGCGAGCCGGCGCCCCCCAAGCACTTCCGGAGCGGCCTGGCGCTCGACCCGGCCGGGCGGACCCTCTACAGCCTGGACGTCGCCGCGGGCACGATCACGGCGACCCCCGTCGACGCCGGGGACGGCCGCAAGCCGATCACCGCGCCGGCCGGCGCGCGACCCTACGACGTGGCCTTCGGCCGCAACGGCCGCCAGGTCTACGTGTCGGACTGGGCGAGCCGGGCCGTCCTGGCCCTCGACCCGGCCGACCTGCGGGTCGCGGCCCGGATCCCGGTCGGCGAGCACCCCAACCAGATCGCGGCCCACCCCAAGGACGACCGCATCTTCGTGGCCAACGCCTCCAGCAACAGCGTCTCCGTGATCGACGCGCTGCGGGGGGTGGTGATCGAGACCATCGTCACCTCGCTCTTCCCCCTGGCCCCCGAGGGGAGCACCCCCGACGCCCTGGCCGTCGCGCCCGACGGCGAGACGCTGTTCGTCGCCAACGCCGACAACAACTGCGTCGCCGTGATCGACGTCCGCGTCCCCGCCCGGAGCCAGGTCAAGGGGTTCATCCCGACCGGCTGGTATCCGACCTCGCTCGCCGTCACGCCCGACGGCGGCCGGCTGCTCGTCGGCGTCGGCAAGGGGAACCAGACCCGCCCCAACCCCCCCAGCGAGGCCGACCGCAGGCGCATCGAAGAGATCATCACCAAGGAGAAGGTCGACCTCCCCTCCGACGTCGTGAAGGAGCTTCGCAAGTTCCCGTACATCGGCACGACGCTCTCGGGGGCGCTCACGATCGTCCCCGTCCCGGACGACGCCAAGCTGGCCGAGTACACCGCGACCGTCTATCGCAACTGCCCCTACTCGGACGCGCGATTGGCCGGGTCGCCCTCGGACGTCAAGACGGCGATCCCGACGAAGGTCGGCGACCCTTCGCCGATCAAGTACGTGATCTACATCATCAAGGAGAACCGGACCTACGACCAGGTCCTCGGCGACATGCCCCGCGGGAACGGCGATCCCGCCCTGACGCTCTTCGGCGAGCAAGTGACCCCCAACCACCACAAGCTGGCCCGCGAGTTCGTTCAGCTCGACAACCTTTACTGCAACGGCCACGTCTCCGCCGACGGCCACCCCTGGTCGACGATGGCGTACAACACCGACTACATCGCCCGGAACTGGGCCCTGACGTACTCGCGACGCACCGGCATCGACGACGACGATGACGACCTGGCCAGGGCCCCGTCCGGCTACCTGTGGGACGCGTGCGCCCGGGCCGGCCTCTCGTATCGGAGCTACGGCGAATACGGCAAGCGCGTCAGCACCGGCGAGGGCCGGACGAAGATGGAAGGACGCGTGCCGGGCCTGGTCGGCCACGTCTGCCCCGAATACGGCCTCGACCCCCGCGACACGCAGGACGCCGAGGTCTTCCTCAAGGAATACCGCGAGTTCGAGAAGAACGGGACGATGCCGCGTTTCATCGTGATGAGCCTGGGAGAGGACCACACCACGGGCACCACCCCCGGCACGTTCACCCCCGCGGCCTGCGTGGCGAGCAACGACCTGGCGCTGGGGCGGATCGTCGACGCCGTCAGCAAGAGCAAGCTCTGGCCCGAGACCGCCATCTTCGTCATCGAGGACGACGCCCAGAACGGCCCCGACCACGTCGACGCCCACCGCACCGTGGGGCTGGTCGTCAGCCCCTACACCAAGCGGGGCTCCCTCGACAGCACCCAGTACGGCACGGTCGGCATGATCCGGACGATGGAGTTGATCCTCGGCCTTCCCCCCCTGAGCCAGTTCGACGCCGCGGCCACCCCCATGTTCAGCAGCTTCACCGACGCGGCCGACCTCACCCCTTATCAGCACGAGCCGGCGCGCATCGACCTCGAAGCCAGGAACACCGCGGTCGCCTACGGCGCGGAGCGTTCGTCGAAGATGGATTTCAGCGAATACGACAAGGTCGACGACTTCGAGCTGAACGAGATCCTCTGGCACGCCGTCAAAGGCGAGGACGCGCCGATGCCCCCGGCCGTGCGACGGGCGATCGCCTATCGGGTCGGCCCCAGGGATTGA
- a CDS encoding DUF1559 domain-containing protein gives MKRPINRGFTLIELLVVIAIIAVLIALLLPAVQAAREAARRMQCTNNLKQLGLGVHNYESIAGAFPPTCVLRGSGSTVAMWLGWSVQGRILPLLEQGAMYNAINFDFSGESAVNLTVSTQRVDMFICPSEVDSSPVPGESGVVGTYGFVMGDWLVWGGFTGPVNRSAFGPNASRRLAEFRDGLSQTLIASEGKAKQPLLRDCGGLANINRPDSIPPPNAAPMTVAPEYAGGSCQLNRGHTEWSDGQSHQTGVTTAWPPNFRTPGYSASPRPDLDLVGQREKKGGPTYSAVTARSYHPGGVEGLFGDGSVRFIRDAVNGETWRALGTIASGEVVGGDSY, from the coding sequence ATGAAACGCCCCATCAATCGCGGCTTCACGCTGATCGAGCTGCTGGTGGTGATCGCCATCATCGCGGTCCTGATCGCGCTCCTGCTGCCGGCCGTCCAGGCCGCCCGCGAGGCGGCTCGGAGGATGCAATGCACGAACAACCTGAAGCAGTTGGGGCTGGGGGTCCACAACTACGAGAGCATCGCGGGCGCATTCCCGCCCACCTGCGTCCTTCGAGGGTCGGGCTCCACGGTCGCGATGTGGCTCGGCTGGAGCGTCCAGGGACGGATCCTCCCCTTGCTGGAGCAGGGGGCGATGTACAACGCCATCAACTTCGATTTCTCGGGCGAATCGGCCGTCAACCTGACCGTCTCGACCCAGCGGGTCGACATGTTCATCTGCCCGAGCGAGGTCGACTCGTCGCCGGTCCCCGGGGAATCGGGGGTCGTCGGGACGTACGGGTTCGTGATGGGAGACTGGCTGGTCTGGGGGGGATTCACGGGACCCGTCAACCGATCGGCTTTCGGTCCCAACGCGAGCCGGCGGCTGGCCGAGTTCCGCGACGGCCTCAGCCAGACGCTCATCGCTTCGGAGGGCAAGGCCAAGCAACCGCTCCTCCGCGACTGCGGAGGCCTGGCGAACATCAACCGGCCCGACTCGATCCCGCCCCCGAACGCCGCCCCCATGACCGTGGCCCCCGAGTACGCCGGCGGCTCGTGCCAGCTCAACCGCGGTCACACCGAGTGGAGCGACGGCCAGTCGCACCAGACCGGCGTCACGACCGCATGGCCTCCGAACTTCCGCACGCCCGGCTACTCGGCCTCGCCTCGGCCCGATCTCGACCTGGTCGGCCAGCGCGAGAAGAAGGGGGGCCCCACCTATTCGGCGGTCACCGCCCGCAGCTACCATCCGGGAGGCGTCGAGGGCCTCTTCGGCGACGGCAGCGTCCGATTCATCAGGGACGCCGTGAACGGCGAGACCTGGCGCGCCCTCGGGACCATCGCCTCGGGCGAGGTCGTCGGCGGCGACTCTTACTGA
- a CDS encoding DedA family protein: MTEQLIGQLGYIGIALILVLGGFGLPIPEEAPVLLAAILTRNGKMWGPLAFAACMIGVLLGDFLVYLLGYRFGERVLSNRFTRRLLTKPREAQIKGYFHRHGFKILILGRFAVGFRTAAYLTAGILKLPPLKLLVIDVLAALLSTSLMFALGYLFADQIEKGLHEAQQWVAIAIAAGVAVWLIHRYYKAHLRAGLPVGPPVLDSDDLPLPFDDLRTKPDPADAARREAVATSPPPSPPAPAADRGEPPATPTYPADPAPRPSPLDAPLESESHPLSRA, encoded by the coding sequence TTGACGGAGCAGCTGATCGGACAACTCGGGTACATCGGGATCGCCCTGATCCTGGTGCTGGGGGGCTTCGGCCTGCCGATCCCGGAGGAGGCCCCCGTCCTGCTGGCGGCGATCCTCACCCGCAACGGCAAGATGTGGGGGCCGCTGGCCTTCGCGGCGTGCATGATCGGCGTCCTGCTCGGCGACTTCCTCGTCTATCTGCTGGGATACCGATTCGGCGAGCGGGTCCTCAGCAACCGCTTCACGCGGCGGCTCTTGACGAAGCCGCGCGAGGCCCAGATCAAGGGCTACTTCCACCGCCACGGCTTCAAGATCCTGATCCTGGGCCGGTTCGCGGTCGGCTTCCGGACGGCCGCCTACCTGACGGCCGGCATCCTCAAGCTGCCCCCGCTCAAGCTCCTGGTGATCGACGTGCTCGCCGCGCTCCTGAGCACCAGCCTGATGTTCGCGCTCGGCTACCTGTTCGCCGACCAGATCGAGAAGGGGCTCCACGAGGCCCAGCAGTGGGTGGCGATCGCGATCGCGGCGGGGGTCGCGGTCTGGCTGATCCATCGCTATTACAAGGCGCACCTCCGGGCCGGCCTCCCCGTCGGCCCGCCCGTCCTCGACTCGGACGACCTCCCCCTGCCCTTCGACGACCTCCGGACGAAGCCGGATCCCGCGGACGCCGCGCGACGTGAAGCCGTCGCGACGTCGCCGCCCCCCTCCCCCCCGGCCCCTGCGGCGGACCGTGGCGAGCCGCCGGCGACGCCGACGTATCCCGCCGACCCGGCCCCGCGGCCCTCGCCGCTCGACGCCCCGCTGGAGAGCGAATCCCACCCCCTCAGCCGCGCCTGA
- a CDS encoding lactate racemase domain-containing protein, whose product MNLPPIARVRRTFDQPEVQDLAGTIARGVVSSALVARVPAGGRVAITVGSRGLAELPTIVKATVDAVRGLGFRPFVVAAMGSHGGGTADGQRALLAELGVTERSAGCPVRCEMDTVVLGTNAFGLPIHFDANAYDADGIILLNRIKPHTSFTGRYESGLLKMLAIGLGKRQGAAQVHKLGLPGLIKLLPEVGTLLLKRTPVALGLAILENAADRVARVEVLEPEEILDVEPALLEEARRLMPGLPFGQLDVLVVGELGKNYSGTGMDPGVIGRLRVETMPDHPSPVITRLAVLDVSEESCGNALGVGFADLTTERLVRAIDPTPMRVNSFTSNFLARARVPLALATDHDVLAACLDTCWRIDPAEARLVLIPNTLELTTLWVTRSLAGDVERHPELAIETDFLPIPLDGEGRLDQERLFPESIRARRTRVR is encoded by the coding sequence ATGAACCTCCCCCCCATCGCCAGGGTCCGCCGGACCTTCGACCAGCCCGAGGTCCAGGACCTCGCCGGGACCATCGCCCGCGGCGTGGTCTCGAGCGCCCTCGTGGCCCGGGTCCCGGCCGGCGGGCGGGTCGCGATCACCGTCGGCAGCCGGGGTCTCGCCGAGCTTCCGACGATCGTCAAGGCGACGGTCGACGCCGTCCGCGGCCTCGGATTCCGACCCTTCGTCGTCGCCGCGATGGGGAGTCACGGCGGCGGCACGGCCGACGGCCAGCGCGCCCTCTTGGCCGAGCTGGGCGTGACCGAGCGCAGCGCCGGCTGCCCCGTCCGCTGCGAGATGGACACCGTCGTCCTGGGGACCAACGCGTTCGGCCTGCCGATCCACTTCGACGCCAACGCCTACGACGCCGACGGCATCATCCTCCTGAACCGGATCAAGCCCCACACCTCGTTCACCGGCCGCTACGAGAGCGGCCTGCTGAAGATGCTGGCCATCGGCCTGGGTAAGCGGCAGGGGGCCGCCCAGGTCCACAAGCTCGGCTTGCCCGGTTTAATCAAGCTGCTGCCCGAAGTCGGTACATTGTTACTGAAGCGAACCCCCGTCGCGCTTGGTTTGGCGATCCTCGAAAACGCCGCCGACCGCGTGGCGCGGGTCGAAGTCCTGGAGCCGGAGGAGATCCTGGACGTCGAGCCGGCCCTTCTCGAAGAAGCGCGGAGGCTTATGCCGGGGCTGCCGTTCGGTCAGCTCGACGTCCTGGTCGTCGGCGAGCTGGGCAAGAACTACAGCGGCACCGGGATGGACCCGGGCGTGATCGGCCGGCTCCGCGTCGAGACGATGCCCGACCACCCGTCGCCGGTGATCACCCGGCTGGCCGTGCTGGACGTCTCGGAGGAGTCGTGCGGCAATGCGCTCGGGGTCGGTTTCGCGGACCTGACGACCGAGCGGCTCGTCCGCGCGATCGACCCGACGCCCATGCGGGTGAACAGCTTCACCAGCAACTTCCTGGCGCGCGCCCGCGTCCCCCTTGCCTTAGCGACTGACCACGACGTCCTGGCCGCCTGCCTGGACACCTGCTGGCGGATCGACCCGGCCGAGGCGAGGCTCGTCCTGATCCCCAACACCCTGGAGCTGACGACGCTCTGGGTGACCCGCTCGCTGGCCGGGGACGTCGAGCGCCATCCCGAGCTGGCCATCGAGACCGACTTCCTCCCGATCCCGCTCGACGGTGAGGGCCGACTCGATCAGGAACGCCTCTTCCCCGAGAGCATCCGGGCCCGTCGAACGCGAGTCCGCTAA
- a CDS encoding Gfo/Idh/MocA family protein, with the protein MRRRDTNSRRGFLKSTAATTAVTVLSRNAETEAAAEALAAPGPNDKVRIATIGMGIIGFIDTDCALKTPGVELVAAADLYEGRRTRVKEKYGDHVSTHVDYREILDRKDVDAVLLCVPDHWHSAMSIEAMKAGKPVYCEKPMVQTLAEGPDVINAQHETKAVFQVGSQFASSIVFDKLRDMIAAGAIGKVNVVEARYNRNSSLGAWQYTLPLDASPDTVDWDRFLGKAPKRPFDATRFFRWRNYQDYGTAVAGDLFVHLLTAIHHATGSHGPTKVAAMGGLRYWDDGRDVYDAILSLLDYPATQAHPAFTVSLQCDFEDGGGDATSFRFIGDEGVISTDLDSLKLERKGISWPTAEQELKGYNSVQTFSKAQQEAIAAKLAKEPRKASARTAYSGPETFKPPAGYDPRYDHFVKFFTSVRKGDPVYEDAVFGYRAAAPALLCNASLYESKLINWDPVKMQVVG; encoded by the coding sequence ATGCGACGTCGCGACACGAACTCGCGCCGAGGTTTCCTGAAGTCGACGGCGGCCACGACCGCCGTCACGGTCCTGTCCCGCAACGCCGAGACCGAGGCCGCCGCGGAGGCCCTCGCCGCCCCCGGCCCCAATGACAAGGTGCGGATCGCGACGATCGGCATGGGGATCATCGGCTTCATCGACACCGACTGCGCCCTGAAGACGCCCGGCGTCGAGCTGGTCGCCGCGGCCGACCTGTACGAGGGCCGCCGGACGCGCGTGAAGGAGAAGTACGGCGACCACGTCTCCACCCACGTCGACTACCGCGAGATCCTCGACCGCAAGGATGTCGACGCGGTCCTGCTCTGCGTCCCCGACCACTGGCACTCGGCGATGTCGATCGAGGCGATGAAGGCCGGCAAGCCGGTCTACTGCGAGAAGCCGATGGTCCAGACGCTGGCCGAGGGGCCGGACGTCATCAACGCCCAGCATGAGACCAAGGCCGTCTTCCAGGTCGGCAGCCAGTTCGCCAGCTCGATCGTCTTCGACAAGCTCCGCGACATGATCGCCGCTGGCGCGATCGGCAAGGTGAACGTCGTCGAGGCCCGGTACAACCGCAACTCCTCGCTGGGCGCGTGGCAGTACACCCTCCCGCTCGACGCCTCACCGGATACGGTCGACTGGGACCGCTTCCTCGGCAAGGCCCCCAAACGGCCCTTCGACGCGACCCGCTTCTTCCGGTGGCGGAACTACCAGGACTACGGCACGGCCGTCGCCGGCGACCTGTTCGTCCACCTGCTCACCGCGATCCACCACGCGACCGGCTCGCACGGGCCGACGAAGGTCGCCGCGATGGGCGGGCTCCGGTACTGGGACGACGGCCGCGACGTCTACGACGCCATCCTCAGCCTGCTCGACTACCCGGCCACCCAGGCCCACCCCGCCTTCACCGTCTCGCTCCAGTGCGACTTCGAGGACGGCGGCGGCGACGCCACCTCGTTCCGGTTCATCGGCGACGAGGGGGTCATCTCGACCGACCTCGACTCGCTGAAGCTCGAGCGCAAGGGGATCTCCTGGCCCACCGCCGAGCAGGAGCTGAAGGGCTACAACTCGGTCCAGACCTTCTCAAAGGCCCAGCAGGAGGCGATCGCCGCCAAGCTGGCCAAGGAGCCCAGGAAGGCCTCCGCCCGGACCGCCTATAGCGGACCGGAGACCTTCAAGCCCCCGGCGGGCTACGACCCCCGCTACGACCATTTCGTCAAGTTCTTCACCTCGGTCCGCAAGGGCGACCCGGTCTACGAGGACGCCGTCTTCGGCTACCGCGCGGCCGCCCCGGCCCTGCTGTGCAACGCCAGCCTGTACGAGTCGAAGCTCATCAACTGGGACCCGGTCAAGATGCAGGTCGTCGGCTGA
- a CDS encoding BNR-4 repeat-containing protein gives MSPLPILLLTALLAADGPDALPRAGGYVGCWYSIGATKNAYRYKYSGGLATYPQQQSPIAVYDAPSNRTFFVYGGADPARKSILHMVSYYDHATGTVPRPAILLDKKTNDAHDNPCLAIDDEGFLWVFSNAHGTARPSFIHRSVAPRSIDAFEKVAETNFSYGHPRFVPGRGFLFLHTKYKAGRGLRFAASPDGRTWPEPSPLAHIDQGDYQVTGARGQTVATVFEFHPSPLGLDARTNLYFLATDDFGATWKRADGRTVALPLVEPDNPALIHDYRSEGKLVYLKDLNFDAEVRPVVLYLTSRGHMPGPEQGPHEWRTSRWDGQAWVDRPFTMSDHNYDHGSLYIEADGLWRVIAPTEPGAQPFGTGGDMVMWTSADQGASWTRVKQLTSDRARNHTYARRPIAAHPDFYAIWADGDARAKSESSLYFTDRLGTAVRRLPVAMTADVHVPEVVE, from the coding sequence ATGAGCCCCCTGCCGATCCTGCTGCTGACCGCCTTGCTCGCGGCCGACGGACCTGACGCCCTCCCCCGCGCCGGCGGCTACGTGGGCTGCTGGTACTCGATCGGCGCGACGAAGAACGCGTATCGCTACAAGTACAGCGGCGGTCTGGCGACGTACCCGCAGCAGCAGTCGCCGATCGCCGTCTACGACGCGCCTTCGAACCGCACGTTCTTCGTCTACGGCGGGGCCGACCCGGCGCGGAAGTCGATCCTGCACATGGTCTCGTATTACGACCACGCCACGGGGACCGTCCCCAGGCCGGCGATCCTGCTGGACAAGAAGACCAACGACGCCCACGACAACCCCTGTCTGGCGATCGACGACGAGGGCTTCCTCTGGGTCTTCTCCAACGCCCACGGCACGGCGCGGCCGTCCTTCATTCACCGCAGCGTCGCGCCCCGGTCGATCGACGCGTTCGAGAAGGTCGCCGAGACCAACTTCTCGTACGGTCATCCCCGGTTTGTCCCCGGCCGCGGATTCCTGTTCCTGCATACGAAATACAAGGCCGGCCGCGGGCTCCGGTTCGCCGCGAGTCCCGACGGCCGCACCTGGCCCGAACCCTCTCCCCTGGCCCACATCGACCAGGGAGACTACCAGGTGACCGGGGCGCGCGGGCAGACCGTCGCCACCGTCTTCGAATTCCATCCCAGCCCTCTCGGCCTCGACGCCCGGACGAACCTGTATTTCCTCGCCACCGACGACTTCGGCGCGACCTGGAAGCGGGCCGACGGCCGCACCGTCGCGCTGCCGCTCGTCGAGCCGGACAACCCGGCCTTGATTCACGACTACCGGTCGGAGGGGAAGCTCGTCTACTTGAAGGACCTGAACTTCGACGCCGAGGTCCGCCCGGTCGTCCTCTACCTCACGAGCCGCGGCCACATGCCCGGGCCCGAGCAGGGACCGCACGAGTGGCGCACGTCGCGCTGGGACGGCCAGGCCTGGGTCGACCGACCGTTCACGATGTCCGACCACAATTACGACCACGGCTCGCTGTACATCGAGGCCGACGGCCTCTGGCGCGTCATCGCCCCGACGGAGCCCGGCGCGCAGCCGTTCGGGACGGGCGGCGACATGGTGATGTGGACGAGCGCCGATCAGGGGGCGTCGTGGACCCGCGTCAAGCAGCTCACATCTGACAGGGCCCGCAACCACACCTACGCCCGCCGCCCCATCGCGGCGCACCCGGACTTCTACGCGATCTGGGCCGACGGCGACGCCCGCGCGAAGTCCGAATCGAGCCTTTATTTCACCGATCGCCTCGGGACGGCGGTCCGCCGGCTGCCGGTCGCGATGACGGCCGACGTCCACGTCCCCGAGGTCGTCGAGTGA